The DNA sequence TTGAAAATTCCTGCGGCTTGCGGCTGATGCAGCACATCGCCTGCAAGCGAAGGGGCTCACATGGCTGACGGCAAAGATCCGACACTCGTCAAGCAAACCCTGGACAAGGACCTCGTCAAAATTGGCAGGGCCGAGGCAGCCGTCCAGGCAACGGCCCGCAGCGTGGTTGCGCCCGGTCTCGCCTTCCTGTTTCTCGCGGCCATCGTCGTTGTCGGCGGCGCCCTGCTCGGCGGACAGGACAATGGCCTGCTGATCATCGCGGCGGCGGCCATCGGCGGCTATATGGCGCTGAACATCGGCGCCAATGACGTGGCCAACAATGTCGGCCCGGCGGTCGGCTCCAAGGCGCTGACCATTGGCGGCGCGCTCGTCATCGCCGCGGTCTGCGAAAGCGCCGGGGCCCTGCTGGCCGGCGGCGATGTCGTCTCGACCATTTCCAAGGGCATTATCGACCCCGCCACCGTGCCGACGACCGAGACCTTCGTCTGGCTGATGATGGCCGCCCTCATCTCCTCGGCCCTGTGGGTGAACCTCGCCACCGTGCTGAACGCGCCGGTCTCGACCACCCATGCCGTCGTCGGCGGCGTGATGGGCGCCGGGATCGCCGCAGCCGGTTTCGGCGCGGTGCACTGGCCCACCATGGGCTCGATCGCGGCCAGCTGGGTCATCTCGCCCGTCCTCGGCGGCATCATCGCCGCCGGCGTGCTGGCCTTCATCAAGATTTTCATCATCTACCGCGAAGACAAGATCGCCGCCGCGCGCCGCTGGGTGCCCATGCTGATCGCCGTCATGGCCGGCGCCTTCGGCACCTATATGGCGCTGAAGGGCGTGAAGAAGCTGATCCATATCGACATGCCACATGCGCTGATGATCGGCGCCGGCGTCGCCGTGCTGGCCTGGCTGATCACGCACCCGCTGATCAAGCGCCAGTCGCGCGGCATGGCCAACCGCAACCAGTCCCTGCGGGAGCTGTTCGTGTGGCCGTTGATCTTCTCCGCCGCCCTGCTCTCCTTCGCGCATGGCGCCAATGACGTCGCCAACGCCATTGGCCCGCTGGCCGCCATCGTGCACGCCATTCAGGCCGGCGAAGTCGCCTCCAAGGTGCACATCCCGATCTGGGTGATGCTGATCGGCGCCGCCGGCATCTCCTTCGGCCTCGTCCTGTTCGGGCCGAAGCTGATCCGCATGGTCGGCCAGTCGATCACCAAGCTGAACCCGATGCGCGCCTTCTGCGTCGCGCTGGCCGCCGCCGTGACCGTGATCATCGCCAGCTGGCTGGGCCTGCCGGTGTCCTCCACGCACATCGCCGTGGGCGCGGTGTTCGGGGTCGGCTTCTTCCGGGAATGGTTCACCGCGAACTCGAAGACGCGCCTGCGCTACATCCACGCCTATGCGCCGAACGCGGCCAAGACCCAGTATGCCGGCATCCAGCGCCGCCGTGCCGCCCGCAAGCTGGTGCGCCGCGCGCATGTGAACACGATTGCCGCCGCCTGGGTGATCACCGTCCCGGCCTCAGCCTGTATCGCGGCCGTCATCTTCCTCGCGCTGGAACGCCTGTTCGGCGTGGTCAGCTAGCCTCAGGCAAGATCCAGCGCGCGCAGCACGGCGCCCTGGTCGAAATAGGGCCGCTCGCAGATGATGCGGTCGCTGCCCGGCGCGAACTCGAACGTCGCCGCCATCCGTATCCGGAAGCTGCGCCCCGTCGGCTCGATCACCTTGTCGCCCACGCGCAGCGGCCCGGTATGCGTGCCGGTCAGCCAGAACTCGACCAGCAGCGTGTCGGTGGCTTCATCGACCGCGATGGAAATGATCTCATTGTCCTGGTCCGGAAACGGCGTGCGCGACAGCTCGAAATAGCGCCGCACGGCCTCTTCCCCATCAAACACCTGCCCGCCGCCATGCATCTCATAGCGCGGATGCTCAAACGTCGCGATCACCGCATCCCAATCATGCGTGACCTCCAGGGCCATGTGATTGCGGACATTCGCGATGCGGGCTTCTGTGAGTGTGTTCATCATTCTCTTTCAACAATCAAAGTCTCTATGCTGCTCACCAAGGTCGAGAGCTTCCGGAAATACCGTGCTTTTTGGCGATCCGAACCTTGTTTCCTCGTTCAGTCTTTAGGAGTTCAACCGCAGCTGCTTTGGTTTTAGGCTTACTGGAAGCCGCATACTGTGACGCGATCACTTTGAGAGTGTCGGCTGTGCAGGCCTTATTGTATCGGTCGACCGCACGATCAAAATCAGCTTTATCGCGTTCAAGCTTTTTCAGGTTCTCAACGATTTCGGCCACCTGCTCTTTTCCAATCGTATTGCGAGCAGATGTACTTCCACGCCCTTTGGAAGGCTTTTTTTGCTTCGATCTTGGTGGGTTCACTATGTAATTAATTAGTCCGTCGAGATCGTTTCCTGCGAACCCCTTACTTCTTTCCAAGATGCGCTTAGCACCGTTATGGAGTGCGGCAGGTGTCGCCTTCTCTGATGCAGAAACCAACTGCTCTAACGCATCAACGAAATCATCTGCGGAAAGTTTGCGTGTGAACATGGCGCACATCCTCAAATGATGCCTGTTTCTCTAGCTACGTAGTCCCCAAATTTGGAGATAATATCCCGAATTTGGACAGCATTCGTATCATTAAGCAACCATGCGAGCGAACGCTCGGTGGAAGCTTTTGAAAAAGCGACCCGGTCCGGAATATTAGTAGGCACTACTCTGGATATACCCTTCCAGTTTCGCATATCTTCGAAAGCTCGTTCCACCGCACGGGTCTCCGCAGGGTTCATTTTTGCTGCACCGGTCTTGTTAACCCCCAATAGCAATTTGGAGAGCGAGGGGTTTAGTATAGGGGCGAGCGAATTCAACTGAGCCGTAAAATTACCCACGGCTTCGGTCGACATTGAATCAGGAATAGTTGGGACAAGAATTGTTCTGCAGCATGTGAGGGCATTTATCGCTCCAAGCGATAGTCTCGGAGGGGCGTCAATTATGACAACGTCATACCTCTCTCTAAACTCGTCCGAGAAGATCACCTTGGCCAAGGCGAACCTGGGGTCAGTTTGATTCTCCTGAAATAGCCATTTCACCATTTCCTTGTTCTCGATTGCGGCGAACGAGTAATTGCAGGGAACTAATTCGGTCCGAGCCAAAGGACGCATCGCATGCAAAGCAAGCTCAGCGACGGAAGGTAAGCGCCCCTGTTCTGTGAATACTTTAGACGCATTTTGCGTGGGAATGTCCTCAAGCCCGACCAAATTCAACATGGCCGTTGTCGCGGAGCCTTGGTAGTCTAGATCAACGAATAAAACCCTCTTATTGAGATGTTGATCAAAGTAGGCGGCGAGGTTCGTTGCTAACGTGGTTTTTCCAACCCCTCCTTTCAAATTCATGACCGTTAGTACGTGCACGTCATTTGTTTGCACTAAGCGGTCGTATCCTTCGAAGGGTTCTGTTTTATGTGAGTTCCAAAGCGCTTTTTCACCACCGATTAACGCCTCTTTGAGCGCGCTGTAGCGCCTGACCTCCGACGACCGCAATGCAATCTGGCCTTTGATTTCATTGAGCTGTTGTTCAGCAACATCTCTTTCCCGATACGCCTGCCTTACAGCCATCTCGTCTGGGTTCTTTAAGTGCCCCCTCCAATGACCAACCCGATAACCGAACCCGAAAAGACCGGTAACAATAGACAGGGCGCCCGCAATCGTAGCGACGGTTGCCCAAACTGAACCAAAGATAACGTCCACCGTTCCCCCCTAGGTTTTAAGTTTTGTCCACTTTGAAGCAAAGGGGCGCTCACTCAACCCGAACACAACAAGAACACCCTAGACACGCCTCCTCCCCCGCTCCATATCTCACGGCATGGCTCGGTCTCCCTCCAAAGGTGTTTCGGAAGCCCCGACGATTTTCGGGGCAGATGGCTTCGCGCGCGATGCGGCGGGGGCGCTGCCGTCGGACAACTGGACACCCCACCGGCCGGATCGCAACTGGGTCAGCGTCGACGGGTCCCGGCCGCTGCGCGTCGCCTCCCCGTACGAGCCGGCAGGCGACCAGCGCACGGCCATTCCGGAACTGGTGGAGGGCATCGCCGCCGGCGAGCGTGACCAGGTGCTGCTCGGCGCGACGGGCACGGGCAAGACCTTCACCATGGCCAAGATCATCGAGGCGACCCAGCGCCCGGCCCTGATCCTCGCGCCGAACAAGACGCTCGCCGCGCAGCTCTATGGCGAGTTCAAATCCTTCTTCCCCGACAATGCGGTGGAGTATTTCGTTTCCTATTACGACTACTACCAGCCGGAGGCCTATGTGCCGCGGTCGGACCTCTATATCGAGAAGGAATCCTCCATCAACGAGGCGATCGACCGGATGCGCCACTCGGCCACCCGCGCCATCCTGGAGCGCGACGACGTGATCATCGTCGCCTCGGTGTCGTGCATCTACGGCATCGGCTCGGTCGAGACCTACACTTCGATGACGTTCAAGCTGGAAGAGGGCCAGCGCATCGACCCGCGTGCGGTGGCAGAGCGCCTGGTGGCGAACCAGTACACGCGCAACGACATCAACTTCACCCGCGGCAGTTTCCGCATCAAGGGCGACGTGATGGACATCTTCCCCGCCCACTATGAGGACCGCGCCTGGAAGCTGTCCTTCTTCGGTGACGAGCTGGAGAGCATCACCGAGTTCGACCCCCTCACCGGCCGCACGCAGCAGAAGCTGCCCGCCGTGAAGATCTACGCCAACAGCCACTATGTCACGCCGCGCCCGACGCTGAACCAGGCCATCGAGCAGATCAAGGCGGAGCTGAAATCCACCATCGCGCACTTCGAGAAGCACGGGAAACTGCTGGAGGCCCAGCGCATCGAACAGCGCGTGCAGTATGACATCGAGATGCTGGCCGCCACGGGCAGCTGCAACGGCATCGAGAACTATTCGCGCTACCTCACCGGCCGCAAGCCCGGCGAGCCGCCGCCGACCATGTTCGAATACCTGCCCGACAATGCCCTCGTCTTCGCAGATGAGAGCCACCAGACCGTGCCGCAGATCGGCGCCATGTTCAAAGGCGACTTCAGCCGCAAGTCGACGCTGGCCGAATACGGCTTCCGCCTGCCCTCCTGCCTCGACAACCGGCCGCTGAAATTCGAGGAATGGGACGCCATGCGCCCGCAGACGGTGCACGTCTCCGCCACGCCCGGCCCGTGGGAGCTGGACCGCACGGGCGGCGTGTTCACCGAACAGGTCATCCGCCCCACCGGCCTGCTCGACCCGCCGGTGGAAGTGCGCCCCGTCTCCAATGACGGCGCCAACCAGGTCGACGATGTCATGGCCGAGGTGAAGGCCGTCGCCGCGAAGGGCTACCGCTCGCTGATCACGACGCTGACCAAGAAGATGTCGGAAGACCTGACGGACTTCCTGCACGAGAACGGCGTGCGCGTGCGCTACATGCACTCAGACATCGACACGATCGAGCGGATCGAGATCATCCGCGACCTGCGCCTCGGCCAGTTCGACGTGCTGGTCGGCATCAATTTGCTGCGTGAGGGGCTCGACATTCCGGAGTGCGGCTTTGTCGGCATTCTCGACGCGGACAAGGAAGGCTTCCTGCGCTCTGAGACCAGCCTCGTGCAGACCATCGGCCGCGCGGCGCGGAACGCCGAGGCCCGGGTTGTTCTCTATGCGGACAGGATCACCGGCTCCATGCAGCGCGCCATGGACGAGACCGACCGCCGCCGCGCCAAGCAGATGGCCTATAATGAGGAACACGGCATCACGCCGACCACGATCAAGCGCGACGTCGCCGACATCCTCGGCGAACTCGGCGAGAAGAAAGACGGCGGCGCGAAAGGCCGGGGCCGCGGCAAGGATGGCGGCAAGTCCCGCGGCCGCACCCGCGCCGTGGCCGAAGAAAAAGCCTTGCCACTTGCAGGAGAAAAGGGGCACAATCTCAAGGCTGTGGTCGCCGACCTCGAAAAACAAATGCGCGAAGCCGCCGCGAACCTGGAGTTCGAAGAAGCGGCGCGTCTGAGGGACGAGGTGAAGCGGCTACGGGAGGAAGAATTGGGGCTCTAGAGTTATCTGGCCGTGGAAATAGGCCGGATCAAATGATGCAGAGCGCCACCTGGAGATTGAGTGGTTGGTTAAACTTGCAAAAAAAGAAGACGTTTCAGTTAGCTTTCACTACCTCTGCCGGTTAAAGGAGAAGGGTGATCCGTCGAAAGGAATTGTCCCCTTCACCGAGGATGAATTCAACGGTGTATATGGCGCTCTGACAGAAGCAAAAAAACTGGATATGAACGATCCGGAGACAATTGATCGGATCCGTAGAAAACGAGTTGCGCCCATAATCAAAGCCGTACGCGATTCGCCAACTACGATTAGTGGTCTGTTCAAAGCATCATCGTACGGCCATTCTTTCGAGAACAACGTTAAAGGAGACATACCTGCTGAAAGTATAAATCTCCGCCCATTTTTCTTTCAGTTGTATCTCTCAAAGTCTGGAAGGATTTACATAGCGAGCCAATACCTTGGTTTGTATGGCGGCTATCTTCAAATCCGAAATACGGTTCTATCCGCGCTTCCCGGATCTTCTTCGATCGATGCAAATTCATTCAATGTCGCGCATATTGATTTGAAGGATGTGGAAATTCGCGAAATTGAGTTCGCATTCTCAAAAAAAGGCAATTCGCTTCATTCCAAGAATGTTTTCGGGAAACGAGGCTCGTTTGCACTGCATCCCCAGAATGGCGATCAAAAGTTCGGGCGAGAAGTCAGGACTAAACTTCTGAAGGGTTATCCTTATTCCAACGCAGCCCAAATCAAAAAATCCCTGACTGGCTTACTAAAGGAAAGCGATCTTCTGGACCTGAAAGATGAGGACATTGACGCATGCAGAGTCTTGGTTCGCTCGAATAAAAAGGATCGCTACATCCATTTGATTGCTGGAATAGACTTCGCCACCAGATTTCCGGTTGACGTCCCAAAGAATGATGACGGGCACCCCAAATACGAGCCCTTGAAAGACAAAGTTACGAAACTCCTGAAGGACGAAATTGTAGCCAAAAAAGAAAATGTATGACTTAGCCGACCTTCTTCGAGAACACAGAAGCACCTACTATGAATATTCGAGTGGGGAGCTTCGACCATTCTGGCGGCCAAAATTGGTCCAACTACTGGTTGCGGTCACTGTCGCATTTTTTTTTCATGATATATCTGACTCACTTCTGCAAGCATTGCTCGCGGTCTACTCAATTCTGATTGGTTTTAGTTTCAGCGTGCTGTTTCATTTGATCTCGCAACCAGCATCAACATCGACGGAAACCTCGCATCACCACGAGACTGAGCTTCGAAAGGAGCGACTAGTTAAGCTCCATCAGGAAATTTTTTACAATGTAAGCTTCTTTGTGATCTGCTCACTGATAATTGTGGCATCGGTTGTGGCCTATTATGTCCTGTCCGGGATCAGCGTGCGCTTCTATGCGATAGGTGCACCCAGTGAATATGTTTGTTCTGCGTTCTTCACATTGCGAGCTGTTAGCGTGTTCGTATTTACAGCCGTCCTGTACTTTCTGCTGCTCGAAACCGGATTTGCATTTACCCGAATTGTTCAAAGAGTAATTTTCTACTTCAATCAGAAAATCGAGCATAACCTTTAGCAAGCGTAGGGTCGGTTGAGGCGGAGCCGACACCCACCCTACGGGGTTTCGTGCTCCCCTGCTTCATCCTTCGACTTCGCTCAGGATGAGTCCGGGGCGGGCGGGGCGTTCGGGGCGCTCATGCTGAGCGGCGTCGAAGCATGGGCGCGGGCGGGGCCAGGGTCTCCATCCTGCGCGCGCCCTCTTCCTTTGCGCCCCTACGGATCCCCCTCCCCTCCCTTCTCCGCCAGTTGCTTTCTTGCCTCGATCAGCGCGGTCCAGGGGTTGCGGCGGGCGAGGCGTTCGTTTTCCTCGCGGAAGAATTCGTCCAGCGTCAGGGGCAGCCGGGACACCGCTCCGGGCGCGAGGGGTGGCGGCGGCTGTGGCGCGTCCTCATCCGGCGGGCGGCTGAGCACAGCTTGCAGCTCCAGATCCTCGGCCAGCAGGGCGGCGCGGGTCTGAAAGGTCTGCATCCGGCCCGTATTGGCATGGCCGAAGGAGAGGAGCCGGGCGAGGCGGCGGACAGCGGCGATCTCTTCCTCCGCCGCGTCGAGGAAGCCCGCCTCTGTCAGGGCGAGCGTGCGGGCGCGGGCAAGCGCCACCTGGCGGCGGGCGCCCGTGGCGGGCCGGTCCTGCATCTCCTCGCACATCTCCCACAGCTCGTCGGCCTGCTGGCGGATGGCCTCGATCTCGTCTGCCCCTTCCCCGCGCGCGGCGTCTGCGTCTCTCTGGGCGGCCGCCTCTGCCTCGGCGCGGGCCTTCAGGTCTGCCTGCCGGTAGCCGTCCTGCCGGGCCCAGACGGTAAGGGTCGGCTCCGGTATCCGGAGGCGCGCGCGGATGCTGGCGAGGCTCTCACCGCCAAGGGCCGCCTGCCGCGCGAGCATGCGCAGGGCTTCAAGCTCTGCCTTCGGGCGGCGGTGGCGGGATTTTTCGGGTCTGATCGTGGTTGGCTCTGTCATGATGCAGAGACTGGCACAGGGGCCAATCAGACGAATTCACTTTTCCGGCGGGCGCCATATATGGCGTCTGCACGGTGTTTAAACGGTATTTTACACGGTGGTTTGAGGCGCGCTATCCACCCCCTTGCGCCCGGGCTTCCTCCGTGTGCAGCGCAACAATTTCACAGGCGAATCGAAACCTGTGGAATTCTTCGCGCGCTGCATGAAAAATTTTTGACAGGGACTCGACTCAGGCGAGCTTTGGTGAGATCGTTTCGTTAAGCCAACGAAACCAGCCGGGAGCAGACCCGGCAACGGAACGGAGGCAGAGCACGCCACCCCCGGATCAGTCCGGGTCAGGAGCAAGGCTGTGAGAGCAGCGGCGCAAAGGGCCCGGCGGGATGAAGGGACAAAGCTGGTGGCGTATTCCGGAGGGGAGCTAGACCCCGCATGGAAAGGCTGTAGGCCGTGACCGGAGCGCGATCCGAAACACGGTGGCAACGCTGAAGTACGGATGGAAATCCGACAGGGCAACCTGGAGAAAGACCTGAAGGAAATCAGCGGCGTACAGGTTGCGGAGGCACCGCCCGAGGTGCTGCGGAACCGCGGAAACGGCCGCCTGAAAAGGCACCTGAGAAGGTAAAGGGCGCCAGCCCGTTCCCAAGACGAGCAGGCGACCGGTCGGGACCGGAAGGGGTGAAGACAGGCCCGTGCAAGCGAGCCCGAAACACTCCGGTGTCAGAAGACCGACAACGAGTGCTAGCACAGTGTCTCGGTAGTCCGATTCGAAACACCAGGAAAGGCGTTCTCCCCCGGGAGGGCGCCTTTTTTGGGTTTGAGGGTGCGGGCGGCTTGCTGTGTACGGATCAGCTGAGCGCGAGGCCCGCGAACAAATAGATCACCGAGGCCACACTGCCCGCCGCCACGGCATAAGGCAGCTGCGTCGCGACATGGCGGACATGGTCGCATCCTGCTGCAAGACTTGCGATCACGGTCGTATCGGAGATGGGCGAGCAATGGTCCCCGAAGACCCCGCCCCCGATGACGGCCGCCAGCATCAGCTCCGGCGGAAAGCCCACGGCCTGCGCCACGGGCATCGCGATCGGCACCATGATCCCGAACGTGCCCCAGCTCGTCCCGGTCATGAACGCGGTCACCCCGGCGACCAGGAATACAGCCATCGGCACCAGCGCAGCCGGCAGATAATCCGAAACGATTCCAGCCATGTAGGCGCCTGTGCCCAGCACTTTGAGGCTCGCCCCGAAGGCGATGGCCAGCAGCAGAATGGTCACCGGCGGCACCATCTCGCCGATGCCGCGGAAGAAGCGCTCCTGGATTTCCGTACTGGTGAAAACCTTGCTGACACGCAGCAGCACGGCGGCCAGCGCGATGGCGACGCACACGCCCCACAGGATCGACAGGCTGCCATTCCCGGCCAGCATGTTGCCCTTCCCCGTCCAGGCCATGAACCCGATGGAGCCTGCAACCATCACCAGCAAAGGCAGCCACATGTGAACGGCCCGGTTCGCCGGCGTATGGTCCACGGTTTCCAGCTCCGCCGCGCCCGGCCGCGCCGCCAGATCTGCTGTGCGCATGGGGCCAAAGGTCCGGTTGAGGAGCACGGTCGCATAGACGCCCAGAATGGTCAGAATGGCATAGGCGTTCCACATCACCGTACCCGCCACGATGCCGAGGCTCTGCTCCCCGTAATAAGGCTGCACCAGCGTCAGCACATAGGCGCCCCAGCCGTTCAGCAGGATCAGGGCGGAAACCGGCGCGGAGGTGGCGTCAATCACATAGGCCAGCCGCTCGCGGGACAGCCCGTGCGTATCGAACAGGCGCCGCCCCAGCACGCCGGAGCTGAGCAGGCTGACATTGGTTTCGACAAAGACCAGCGTGCCGGCGATGGCAGGCGCGAGGCCTGCGCGGCGCGGCGTAGAGGTCAGGCCCTTGCGGTCCAGCAGGCCGACGGTGGCATCGACGCCGCCGGACTCCCGCATGAACACGATGAGCGCGCCGATCAGCAGGCAGAAAACCAGAACGCGGGCATTGCCCGCATCGGTCAGCACCTGCACCGACCGCTCGGCCGACATCAGCGAGCCGAGCACGGGATTGCCGCCCGCGATCAGGGTTTCGGACGCGACCAGGCCGAGGCCCAGCGCGACATAGACATTCCGGGTCAGCGCCGCGACGAGGATCGCCAGCACTGGCGGTAACAGGGTCAGGATTTCCAGGGCGCGCCCCTTTCCGATTCAGCCATCCACACAGCACCCTCACCCAGACCTGTGACTGCTGGCAAGAGGCCCGGGTGGAAGAAGCCGGCACATGCCCCTCCCGCATCCTTAACGGGCAATCGGTTGCAATCCCGGTTCTGCTGGCGGCACGGCCCGGGCTATGCTTAACTTTCTCCAGTTTTGTGGAGGGAGAGCACACGCATGGACCGCCGTCTGAAGTCCTTGCTGGCGAGCAGCACGCTGGCACTGGCCGTTGCCTGCGCCAGCACGCCCGATTCCACGTCCGGCCAGAATGATGGGGCTGGAGGAAACTGGCTGCAAACAGCCTGGCACTGGGTGTTTCCGCCGGATGCACCTCCGCCGCCTTCCCCTCCTCCTCCTCCTCCGCCGCCGCCTCCACCCTCCCCGCCACCCGTGGTGACGGAAACAGTGGCAGGCTTCCCGCCCGGGGAGCTGTTTGGCGTCATGCAATCGACAGGCGTCGATCCGTTTGAGCCCGCCAATCGCGAGGTGATGCGGGCTTTTCTGATCGCGCACGGCGTGCCGACGAACGAAACAGACGACGTGTTCCGCTATTTCGGCATGACTCCTGTCAGGCCGTCAGACCCCACCGCCTCGGTGGGAAGCAGCGCCTCCGGGGACAGATCCGGCGCTTTCGAAGATTATGACCAACAGCGCTTCCCGGAAGCCGAAGAAGAATATGCCGAGGCACCCGCCCCGGGCGATCGGGAAGTCCTTGTCGACTTTCTGCGCAGCGCCGGCGTGAACGTGCCAGACGGCATGTCCTTGCAGGAGCTTGAAGAGCTGGTCTATTCGGCCATCGACGCCGCCCCGGCCGCTGCCGCCGGGCCCGGCGGCAATTCCCATTGCCAGGCCGAGCTGGAAGATCCGGACACGATCAGCCTGATCTGCGAGATGTTCGACGAAACCGGCGCAGACAGCGAGCTGAAAACCGCCAGCATCCCGGTGGGCGACGACCTCACCGCCACGCTTCAGCGGATCGCCATACAGGTTGCCGGGGGCCGTGACCGGCTTGAAATAGGCATGCCGAGGGCCCCGCTGTGCGTCTGGAACATGAACGACGTGGCGACAGAGGACAATTATCTCTATTTCAGCGATTGCGGCATCTGGGAGGAACCCCTCAGCAAGCTGGTCGAGGCGGGCGCCGGGAATTTCAATTCCGGCCGCGTGGCCCATCAGGCCCCGAATGAAATGGTCGTCGATCAGGCCTATTTCCTGGAAATCGCCATTCAGCCGCTGACGCAGAACATATCGGTTGAAGCCGCCGATACGATGCTGACCAGCACGCTGGGCACCGGCCTCGCCCCCGGCAGCACGGAAACACCCTTCGCCATCGAGTTCGATACGGTGAAAGCCTCGAAGATCATGTCAGCCACGTTGGAAGGCGATGACGAATTCGACATCCGCGCCATGACGCCGAGGGAGCAAGCCGTCCTGCCGGACGCCCCGACAGTATGGAAATGGCGGGTTGTTCCGAAGGAAGACGGGCATGGCGCCCTGCAATACAATCTTTCCCAGAGCCTGGACGTGGACGGAGAACGGTTCGAACGCTCCGTGAAAACGATCTGGCAGGATGTCGATATCACAACGATCGACGAGCTGCTGGAAGACGAAACACCCGCCGCCCCGCGCGGCACATCCACCATGGCCAGCACGCTGGTCGCACCGGCCTCTGATGGAAATGCTGAAAGCGCCCCGGCCGCAGCTGATGCCGGGTGCACCTATACGGCCGGAAGCGATCCGGACCGTTTCGCCATGGTCCTTTCGAACCTCGCCTATTCTCCGCCGATCAGCCGTCTGGCCGTCACGCACGAAGATGGCGACCGGATCACCGAAGCGCTGATCGAGACCGGCTTCAGTGTCCAGCGTTGCCGGGATACGAGCCGCAGCCAGACACTGAGCGCCCTGCGCGAAGTGGGCCGCAAATCCCTCGCCCGCAAACAGGCCGGCGCCCACCCGGCCACCTTCTTCTATTACTCCGGACACGGCGTGAATATTGATGGGACGAACTATGTT is a window from the uncultured Hyphomonas sp. genome containing:
- a CDS encoding caspase family protein, whose product is MDRRLKSLLASSTLALAVACASTPDSTSGQNDGAGGNWLQTAWHWVFPPDAPPPPSPPPPPPPPPPPSPPPVVTETVAGFPPGELFGVMQSTGVDPFEPANREVMRAFLIAHGVPTNETDDVFRYFGMTPVRPSDPTASVGSSASGDRSGAFEDYDQQRFPEAEEEYAEAPAPGDREVLVDFLRSAGVNVPDGMSLQELEELVYSAIDAAPAAAAGPGGNSHCQAELEDPDTISLICEMFDETGADSELKTASIPVGDDLTATLQRIAIQVAGGRDRLEIGMPRAPLCVWNMNDVATEDNYLYFSDCGIWEEPLSKLVEAGAGNFNSGRVAHQAPNEMVVDQAYFLEIAIQPLTQNISVEAADTMLTSTLGTGLAPGSTETPFAIEFDTVKASKIMSATLEGDDEFDIRAMTPREQAVLPDAPTVWKWRVVPKEDGHGALQYNLSQSLDVDGERFERSVKTIWQDVDITTIDELLEDETPAAPRGTSTMASTLVAPASDGNAESAPAAADAGCTYTAGSDPDRFAMVLSNLAYSPPISRLAVTHEDGDRITEALIETGFSVQRCRDTSRSQTLSALREVGRKSLARKQAGAHPATFFYYSGHGVNIDGTNYVLPVDLPGASPAEIEDGAVSFEQIFNIVSTTVASTSFIVFDACRTVMDDESRGMLRSYRPVTWSTGVFQAYATEPGKTAADDGAYSEELARRIPAAGLPANVLFKRVQDAVARRTNEQQHPNYIDLTTGGDFYFQPEQE